The DNA segment AGCCATAATGTTTACAGTTGTCTCATAACCTTTTGCATGAGCATCTTCTATTAATTCAATAGCTGCTGGAATTTGATGAATATATGTTGCAATTCTAATCATATCTACAACACTTTCACTTTTCGGTCTAAGTTCTTCTTTAAGACTTCTTCCAATGTCACTCATAACAGCAATTTTTAGATTTGTTTTGTTCTCTCCAACAATTCTTCTAATATCTTCTTCTTTACAAAAGTTCCAAGGACCATATTCATCTTCACTCATAAGTGTAGGAGATACATTTTTACCAATCTCCATATAATCAACACCACTTGCAACGCACATTTCATAGTGAGCTTTTACAAACTCATCAGTAAAATAAAAATTGTTTACTAACCCACCATCTCTAATAGTACAGTCAAAAACTTTTAAATCTTCTCTTACGCTCAAAATCGTCCCTTTTTTCTCCAGCATATCTTTCCTTAGCATTTTAATAATAAATATTATCCAATTGTAACAAAATTTTAAATTAATATGATTTCATATTAATTACATCTTCTATTTTCTCATATCTATAAAAACTAAAATCAACTGATTTCTCATTTATTGCATTTACTGCCATTCTATCTGCTAATTCATTTCCTTCTATGCCACTATGCCCTTTTACATATTCCAAAACCAACTGTTTTTTGAGTTTTTCATAAAGGTTATGAGCTTCAATAATCAATTCAAGATTTTTTATCTCTCCACCTTTTTTACTCCAATTATTCTTTTTCCAAGAATAAGCCCAAGTAGAAATACAATCTATTGCATATTTTGAATCACTAAAAATATGGATTTGTTCTGTAAAACCACTTTGAGAAGCTATTATTAATGCTTGATTTAGAGCATTTAATTCTGCAATATTGTTCGTACCATTTTCTATATATGCTCCATAAATTAGTATGGGTTTACTTCCATTTGAGTATATTGCTATACCACTTCCTGCAGGTCCAGGATTTCCACTACAAGCTCCATCACAATAAATATGTAAAAATTCTTCTTTATCTAAATTTTCAATTACATAACTATCGTTCTTTTGATTATTTTCTTCAACTTTTGGTGTATAAACTTTTGCATTTATATTATTATATTCCAATACCATATGATAATTAAGTATTATTTTGTTGGATATCTCAAAATTATTAATACCTTTTAATAACATAAGGAGATTTTTGTTATTTTTTGTAACATCTTTTTGTAAAGCTATATTTTTCCAATTTTTTTTATTTTCATTTGAAATTTCTAAAATTTCAAATTGACTTTGCGTTAAAGTATCGTTATCTTGGATAAGTTCTAAAAATTTTTCATCTAATTTCATAATAATTTTTCTTATAATTAATTTTTTTAGGGCATTTTACTAAAAAGTTGCAAATTTATAGCTTTCCAAAAAATAAATTTTTTTGATAATATATATAAATAAATTTGATGTAGGAAAAAGAATGTTGTCAAAACTCTCTATAAAACAGAAGCTAATTTTAATTATGCTTATTCCACTTATGGTGGTTATTTTGCTAGCTGCAAAATTATCAATTGATTCGTATTTAAGTGCTAAAAATCTTAAATCTTTAGATAATGTTGTAGTTTTATCTACAAAAATTGGTGCTTTAGTTCATGAAACTCAAAAAGAAAGAGGTATGACAGCAGGATTTATTGGTAGTAAAGGTGAAAAATTCAAAGTTGAGTTACCAAATCAACGAGTTTTAGTTGATGATAGATTAAAAGATTTAAATAATTTTTTATCTACATTTGATAAAAGCAGTTATAGAGATGATTTTATAAGTAATTTAGAAAATAGTTTAAAGGGCTTACAAAAATTAGAAGAAGTAAGAAAAAATGTAAATAGCTTTTCAATAAAAGCTCCAGTTGCAATTGCTTACTATACAGATGTAAATACTTATTTGTTAAATATACTAGGTTCAGTTATAAAAATTTCTGATAGTGCAAATATATCAAAAGAGTTAATATCTTATATGAGTATTTTATTAGCAAAAGAGCAATCAGGAATTGAAAGAGCAGTAGGAACAAATACATTTGCGCAAAATAGATTTACTGAAGGTTTAAAAGCAAAATTCTATACAGTTATTGCTGAGCAAAATGTATATATAAACCAGTTTTTTAAAGTAAGTGCTAAAGAATCAACAGATTTTTATGATAAAACTGTAGTAGGAAAAGCTATTGAATCAGTTGAAGAAATGAGAAAAACAGCACTTTATCTAAATTTAGAAGAAAATTTCAATGTTGACCCAAATTTTTGGTTTAAAGAAGTTACTTCAAAAATTGATTTACTTAAAAAAGTTGAAGATTTTGTATCAAATCATTTAGTACTTGAAATAGATGAAGAGTTAGCACAAGCAAACAAAAATATGATTATTTACGGACTTTTAAGTATTTTTGGAATTGGTATTACAATGGTGCTTGCAAGAACAATCGCTTTTACAATTTTGATTGATGTTGCTAGTGTAAGAGCTGGAGTTGAAAACTTTTTTGCATTTATAAATTTTGAAAAGGAAGATATTAAGTTAATAAATATTGATTCAAAAGATGAATTGGGAATGATGTCAAAAATTATTAATAAAAATATTGAAAATACTAAGGCAAATATTCAAAAAGATAGAGCTTTAATTGCTGATACTATTAGAGTTGCAAACGAGATAAATAAAGGTCATTTAAATGTTAAGATTGAATTAGGTTCAAATAATCCTGCTTTAAATGAATTGAAAGATATTATAAATGAAATGTTAGGAACATTAAATACTAATATTACAAATATTTTAAGAGTTTTAACTTCTTATTCAAAATTCGATTTTAGACCAAAATTGGCTGAAAATGATTTAGAGGGAATTATTGAAGAACTTGAAAAAGATGTTAATGTTTTAAGAGATGTAATAACTCAAATGCTTGTAGAAAATAAAAATATTGGATTAACTTTAAGTCAAAATGCTATGACTTTAAGTTCAAATATGCAAAATATTGCAACTGCAGCAAATTCACAAGCAGCAAGTCTTGAAGAGACAGCAGCAAGCCTTGAAGAGATAACTTCAAATATAACAAATAATACTCAAACTACTACTAAAATGGCTCAATATGGAGAGAAAGTTAAAGAAGCTATAAAAGTTGGTCAAGATTTAGCAAATAGAACAGTTGCTTCAATGGAAGATATAAATAAACAAGCTTTAGCAATAAGTGAAGCAATAACTGTTATTGATCAAATTGCATTTCAAACAAATATTCTTTCACTAAATGCAGCAGTAGAAGCAGCAACAGCAGGAGAAGCTGGAAAAGGATTTGCAGTAGTTGCTCAAGAGGTTCGAAATCTTGCAAGTAGAAGTGCAGAAGCAGCAAATGAGATAAAAAGAATAGTTGAATTAGCTACAAATAAAACAAAAGAGGGTA comes from the Aliarcobacter cibarius genome and includes:
- a CDS encoding ribonuclease HI yields the protein MKLDEKFLELIQDNDTLTQSQFEILEISNENKKNWKNIALQKDVTKNNKNLLMLLKGINNFEISNKIILNYHMVLEYNNINAKVYTPKVEENNQKNDSYVIENLDKEEFLHIYCDGACSGNPGPAGSGIAIYSNGSKPILIYGAYIENGTNNIAELNALNQALIIASQSGFTEQIHIFSDSKYAIDCISTWAYSWKKNNWSKKGGEIKNLELIIEAHNLYEKLKKQLVLEYVKGHSGIEGNELADRMAVNAINEKSVDFSFYRYEKIEDVINMKSY
- a CDS encoding methyl-accepting chemotaxis protein; this translates as MLSKLSIKQKLILIMLIPLMVVILLAAKLSIDSYLSAKNLKSLDNVVVLSTKIGALVHETQKERGMTAGFIGSKGEKFKVELPNQRVLVDDRLKDLNNFLSTFDKSSYRDDFISNLENSLKGLQKLEEVRKNVNSFSIKAPVAIAYYTDVNTYLLNILGSVIKISDSANISKELISYMSILLAKEQSGIERAVGTNTFAQNRFTEGLKAKFYTVIAEQNVYINQFFKVSAKESTDFYDKTVVGKAIESVEEMRKTALYLNLEENFNVDPNFWFKEVTSKIDLLKKVEDFVSNHLVLEIDEELAQANKNMIIYGLLSIFGIGITMVLARTIAFTILIDVASVRAGVENFFAFINFEKEDIKLINIDSKDELGMMSKIINKNIENTKANIQKDRALIADTIRVANEINKGHLNVKIELGSNNPALNELKDIINEMLGTLNTNITNILRVLTSYSKFDFRPKLAENDLEGIIEELEKDVNVLRDVITQMLVENKNIGLTLSQNAMTLSSNMQNIATAANSQAASLEETAASLEEITSNITNNTQTTTKMAQYGEKVKEAIKVGQDLANRTVASMEDINKQALAISEAITVIDQIAFQTNILSLNAAVEAATAGEAGKGFAVVAQEVRNLASRSAEAANEIKRIVELATNKTKEGSVIANEMIVGYSSLNENISTTIDLIQNVTIASKEQSTGMVQINDAVNNLDQITQRNAQNAGVANDIAQQTLKISKEIIAQVNSKEFDGK